Proteins found in one Aestuariirhabdus haliotis genomic segment:
- a CDS encoding CinA family protein gives MVELAQSSEDNMDSQVESNAEQIELLAHQVGVALEAGKDVLATAESCTGGGIACAITEIAGSSVWFDAGFVTYSNEAKQRMLGVQSATLERFGAVSEDVVLEMTSGSLDRSNASVAVSVSGVAGPGGGTEDKPVGTVWIAWQRKGQSGQARKFCFSGGRHAVRQQTVVAALNGVLARLCR, from the coding sequence ATGGTCGAGTTAGCACAATCAAGCGAGGACAATATGGATTCCCAGGTTGAGTCGAATGCTGAGCAGATAGAATTACTTGCTCATCAGGTTGGTGTTGCCCTTGAGGCCGGTAAGGATGTACTGGCAACGGCTGAATCTTGTACAGGTGGTGGGATCGCCTGTGCCATTACCGAGATTGCCGGTAGCTCGGTCTGGTTTGATGCCGGTTTTGTGACTTATTCGAATGAGGCTAAACAGCGCATGCTGGGAGTGCAAAGTGCGACGTTGGAACGCTTCGGGGCCGTCAGTGAGGACGTGGTGCTGGAGATGACGTCGGGATCACTGGATCGATCGAACGCCAGTGTTGCCGTCTCGGTCAGTGGGGTTGCCGGGCCGGGGGGAGGTACGGAGGACAAACCGGTTGGTACTGTCTGGATTGCCTGGCAGCGCAAAGGGCAGTCGGGCCAGGCGCGCAAATTTTGTTTTTCCGGTGGGCGCCATGCGGTGCGGCAGCAAACGGTTGTAGCAGCATTAAATGGTGTATTAGCTCGACTGTGTCGCTAA
- the recA gene encoding recombinase RecA, translating to MDQNKQKALSAALGQIERQFGKGAVMRMGDQEREAIPAISTGSLALDIALGIGGLPKGRIVEIYGPESSGKTTLTLQVIAEAQKAGATCAFVDAEHALDPDYAGKLGVEVDDLYVSQPDTGEQALEITDMLVRSNAVDVIIVDSVAALTPKAEIEGEMGDHHVGLQARLMSQALRKITGNIKNANCLVIFINQIRMKIGVMFGNPETTTGGNALKFYSSVRLDIRRTGAVKQGEEVIGNETRVKVVKNKVSPPFKQAEFQILYGKGIYHMGEVIDLGVKLGLVDKAGAWYSYNGDKIGQGKANAAQFLQDNPAMAKEIEDKIRIHFDIAPVKVVETAEKTEKVEA from the coding sequence ATGGATCAAAATAAGCAGAAAGCGTTGAGTGCGGCCCTGGGCCAGATCGAGCGTCAATTCGGTAAAGGCGCGGTTATGCGCATGGGGGATCAGGAGCGGGAAGCGATCCCGGCTATTTCCACGGGGTCCCTGGCGCTGGATATTGCTTTGGGTATTGGTGGTTTACCCAAGGGGCGCATTGTTGAAATATACGGTCCCGAATCTTCTGGTAAAACAACCCTGACTCTACAGGTGATTGCCGAAGCCCAGAAAGCCGGCGCTACCTGTGCTTTCGTCGATGCAGAGCACGCTCTGGATCCTGATTATGCTGGCAAGCTTGGTGTCGAGGTCGATGATCTCTACGTATCTCAGCCTGATACTGGCGAACAAGCGCTGGAAATTACCGACATGCTGGTACGCTCCAATGCTGTTGACGTCATTATTGTGGATTCGGTGGCGGCCCTAACACCCAAAGCCGAAATCGAAGGTGAAATGGGAGATCACCACGTTGGCTTGCAGGCTCGTTTGATGTCTCAGGCGCTGCGTAAGATAACGGGTAACATTAAAAATGCTAATTGCCTGGTTATTTTTATCAACCAGATCCGTATGAAAATCGGAGTTATGTTCGGTAACCCGGAAACCACGACGGGCGGTAACGCGCTCAAGTTTTATTCCTCGGTGCGTCTCGATATTCGCCGTACCGGTGCGGTAAAACAGGGTGAAGAGGTGATTGGTAACGAAACCCGCGTCAAAGTGGTTAAAAATAAAGTATCCCCTCCCTTTAAGCAGGCTGAGTTCCAGATTCTTTATGGCAAGGGCATCTACCACATGGGTGAAGTTATCGATTTGGGTGTCAAGCTGGGTCTTGTCGACAAGGCGGGAGCCTGGTACTCCTACAACGGTGACAAGATTGGCCAAGGCAAAGCGAATGCTGCTCAGTTCCTGCAAGACAATCCTGCCATGGCCAAGGAGATTGAAGATAAAATTCGTATCCATTTCGATATTGCTCCAGTAAAGGTTGTTGAAACGGCAGAGAAAACCGAAAAGGTTGAGGCTTAA
- a CDS encoding DMT family transporter: CSGLDMNGELRLDKNHFRICRDLSELIRGALALVSNTLFVFVGVLVRLLNESVDLFQILLFRQLVFVFLLLPAIVTSFDTLIKPRMVHWHLSRVLGAFAAIYLDFLTVSNIPLADATALGFAKVLFFAVVARALLSKAVDASRLFTLLVGFCGVMLMVRPSFADTSMLYTLTGLGSALGAAIAVISVRKMAATQSKIALLSYQAVFVGLIALIPSLTNWTWPSLDELILLLAVGVTSSIAQWIGITAYKLGEANVIVNVEYSNIIYSLVFGYWLFAEIPDGIAVIGMLVLFCSALLPLLTSHWKTRSGKQT, translated from the coding sequence TGTTCAGGTCTCGACATGAACGGCGAGCTTCGCCTTGATAAAAACCATTTTAGGATCTGCAGAGATCTATCCGAATTAATCAGAGGTGCCCTAGCACTGGTCTCCAATACACTGTTTGTCTTTGTCGGTGTACTGGTCCGATTACTGAACGAGTCCGTTGACCTGTTTCAGATTTTGCTTTTTCGTCAATTAGTCTTTGTATTTTTATTACTGCCGGCCATCGTGACTTCCTTCGATACCCTGATCAAACCCCGAATGGTGCATTGGCATCTATCACGGGTACTAGGCGCCTTTGCCGCTATCTATCTTGATTTTTTAACGGTCAGTAATATTCCGTTGGCTGATGCAACGGCACTGGGTTTTGCCAAAGTATTATTTTTCGCTGTAGTTGCCAGAGCTCTATTATCGAAAGCCGTAGACGCCTCCAGGCTTTTCACACTATTGGTTGGGTTCTGTGGGGTTATGCTCATGGTACGACCCAGCTTCGCGGATACTTCCATGCTTTACACCCTGACTGGATTGGGAAGCGCATTAGGTGCAGCTATCGCGGTCATTAGCGTACGTAAAATGGCTGCCACCCAATCAAAAATCGCCCTGCTCTCTTACCAGGCTGTTTTTGTCGGGTTGATCGCTTTGATTCCAAGCCTGACCAACTGGACATGGCCTTCACTGGACGAGCTCATCTTGTTGCTAGCCGTCGGGGTCACTTCATCGATAGCACAATGGATAGGCATCACCGCGTACAAATTGGGAGAAGCCAATGTTATAGTCAATGTCGAGTACTCGAACATTATCTACTCGCTGGTATTCGGCTATTGGCTCTTTGCAGAAATTCCAGATGGTATTGCTGTTATTGGTATGTTGGTGCTTTTTTGCAGTGCACTACTACCGCTATTGACAAGCCATTGGAAAACAAGGTCAGGCAAACAGACTTAA
- a CDS encoding regulatory protein RecX: MSEKSEIRRAAMNLLARREHSQQELREKLQRRFPPELIEIEIELLAEQKLQSDQRFVDSFVRSRLSRYQGPSRIRAELKQKGIEEHLFEQTLFENPVDWYALLGELNQRKFGGQPAQNPAEKARRLRFFQYRGFSFEQINEVIN, from the coding sequence ATGAGTGAAAAGAGTGAAATTCGGCGTGCAGCCATGAACCTGCTAGCGCGTCGAGAACACTCACAACAAGAACTCCGGGAAAAACTGCAGCGTCGTTTTCCCCCGGAGTTGATTGAAATTGAAATAGAATTGTTGGCCGAACAAAAACTCCAGAGTGATCAGCGTTTTGTTGATAGCTTCGTTCGTAGCCGTCTTTCCCGTTACCAGGGACCTTCCCGCATCCGCGCAGAGCTGAAACAAAAGGGTATTGAAGAACACCTGTTTGAACAGACATTGTTTGAAAATCCGGTGGATTGGTATGCGCTCTTGGGTGAGCTTAATCAGCGTAAATTTGGTGGCCAGCCTGCGCAGAATCCTGCTGAAAAAGCCCGGCGTTTACGTTTTTTTCAATACCGTGGTTTTAGTTTTGAGCAAATCAATGAAGTGATCAATTAA